A genomic window from Arthrobacter sp. FW305-BF8 includes:
- a CDS encoding IS256 family transposase, translated as MTTNPLEGVLSADQIDALVTAAEDLGEGRNGVEELLSRMTRAVLERALETEMSDHLGYESGDPAGQGTGNSRNGKTTKSVQTLQGPVQVTVPRDRNSSFEPVIVPKRARRLGKVEDMILSLYARGMSTRDIGSHLDEIYGTKVSAATISRVTDVIADEVAQWQNRPLESVYPIVYIDAIWLKIRDGGVVVNKACHVAVGVDVEGRKQVLGLWLGTSEGAKFWANVLTEIRNRGAADILILCCDGLTGLPAAVNSIYPQTVVQTCVVHLLRSAMKYASYGARKAMARDMRPIYTAPTVQAAELAMEAFAQAWQSTAPGAVLAWRNAWEDFTPFLAFTPEIRKVIYTTNQIESINYQLRKITKTRGSFPSDEAAIKLVYLGIRNIETTRGGELGTGTQGWHQALNAFAVQFPNRLPI; from the coding sequence ATGACCACCAACCCCCTTGAAGGCGTTTTGAGCGCCGACCAGATTGACGCGCTCGTCACGGCCGCCGAGGACCTCGGAGAGGGCCGCAACGGCGTGGAGGAACTGCTCTCCCGGATGACCCGCGCGGTACTGGAACGGGCCTTGGAAACCGAGATGAGTGACCACCTTGGCTATGAGTCCGGGGACCCCGCCGGGCAGGGCACGGGCAACTCCCGCAATGGCAAGACCACCAAGAGTGTTCAGACTCTCCAAGGCCCGGTGCAGGTCACCGTGCCGCGGGACAGGAACAGTTCTTTCGAGCCCGTGATTGTGCCAAAGCGGGCCCGCCGGCTGGGCAAGGTCGAAGACATGATCCTGTCCCTCTACGCCCGGGGAATGAGCACCAGGGACATCGGCTCCCACCTCGATGAGATCTACGGGACCAAGGTCTCCGCCGCGACGATTTCCAGGGTCACGGACGTGATCGCCGACGAGGTCGCCCAATGGCAAAACCGGCCCCTGGAGTCCGTGTATCCGATCGTCTACATTGACGCGATCTGGCTGAAAATCAGGGACGGTGGGGTCGTGGTGAACAAGGCCTGCCACGTGGCCGTCGGCGTGGACGTGGAGGGCCGCAAGCAGGTCCTGGGCCTGTGGCTGGGCACCTCGGAAGGGGCGAAGTTCTGGGCCAACGTCCTCACCGAGATTCGCAACCGCGGAGCCGCCGACATCCTCATCCTGTGCTGCGACGGGCTCACCGGGCTGCCGGCAGCGGTGAACAGCATCTACCCGCAGACCGTCGTGCAGACCTGCGTCGTGCACCTGCTGCGCTCGGCCATGAAATACGCCTCCTACGGAGCACGCAAAGCCATGGCCCGGGACATGCGCCCGATCTACACCGCACCGACCGTGCAGGCCGCCGAACTGGCCATGGAGGCATTCGCGCAGGCCTGGCAGAGCACGGCGCCCGGGGCGGTGCTGGCGTGGCGGAACGCATGGGAGGACTTCACCCCGTTCCTGGCCTTCACCCCGGAAATTCGGAAGGTCATCTACACCACGAACCAGATCGAATCGATCAACTACCAGCTCCGGAAAATCACAAAGACCAGAGGCTCATTTCCCTCCGATGAGGCCGCGATCAAGCTGGTCTACCTCGGGATCCGGAACATCGAAACCACCCGCGGCGGCGAGCTCGGAACCGGCACCCAAGGATGGCACCAGGCACTAAACGCTTTCGCCGTCCAGTTCCCCAACCGACTTCCGATCTGA
- a CDS encoding DUF3322 domain-containing protein, whose protein sequence is MAGDSWTTAAGLRAQSLKAWNSGALLRELLEPSGAYPRRRSLKRPTAATLLSEYAAAQRWAAELFAGVGPYELETVEVGRRTVGSNRIPAAAVFATVDDEIGFVGKSREAARFRELVAGLGALDPLLCGWAARRPLKLLELGNDVLSAARVALWLRDNPMPGGCQVFCVRDRSVIRSAGWSDRKSVGELDGESV, encoded by the coding sequence GTGGCGGGTGACTCCTGGACGACGGCGGCGGGGCTGCGGGCGCAGTCGCTGAAGGCGTGGAACAGTGGGGCGCTGCTACGGGAGCTGCTTGAACCGTCGGGCGCGTATCCGCGACGCCGTTCACTGAAGCGTCCGACGGCGGCAACACTGTTGAGTGAATACGCTGCGGCCCAGCGGTGGGCGGCTGAGCTGTTCGCCGGGGTTGGTCCGTACGAGCTGGAAACAGTGGAGGTGGGGCGCCGCACCGTGGGCTCCAACCGGATCCCCGCGGCGGCAGTGTTCGCGACGGTGGACGACGAGATCGGGTTTGTCGGGAAGTCCCGGGAGGCGGCGCGGTTCCGGGAACTGGTTGCGGGACTCGGTGCGCTGGATCCGCTGCTGTGCGGCTGGGCCGCGCGTCGGCCGCTGAAGCTGCTGGAGCTGGGCAACGATGTGCTTTCCGCCGCGCGGGTGGCGCTGTGGCTTCGGGACAACCCGATGCCCGGGGGGTGTCAAGTTTTCTGTGTAAGGGACCGGTCGGTTATCCGTTCTGCCGGTTGGTCAGATCGGAAGTCGGTTGGGGAACTGGACGGCGAAAGCGTTTAG
- a CDS encoding Wadjet anti-phage system protein JetD domain-containing protein, with amino-acid sequence MPGIYVRQLGLPGVHTKFIERHRQVIDQLLAAVTAPGSEVDGADTDSEAPLDEALAAAEPEVALDDGAGRTPAARFARRHGFLHPPELVRFRILDPAIPALGGARDITVTAEAFSTLQLPVHTLIATENQVNFLALPERPGTLALYGAGYGFSSLREARWLRECEVLYWGDIDTHGFRILDQLRAVHLHVESVLMDEETLLAHRDAWGTEPSPSRATLTRLSAEESALYDALGSDKYGPSVRLEQELINWDWALERLRPGG; translated from the coding sequence ATGCCCGGAATCTACGTCCGGCAGCTGGGACTTCCCGGCGTGCACACGAAGTTCATTGAGCGGCACCGGCAGGTCATCGATCAATTGCTGGCCGCTGTCACTGCACCCGGCTCAGAGGTTGACGGGGCGGACACCGACTCCGAGGCGCCCCTAGACGAGGCCCTAGCAGCGGCCGAGCCCGAGGTTGCCCTGGACGACGGCGCCGGCCGTACCCCGGCAGCCCGCTTCGCCCGCCGTCATGGGTTTCTGCACCCGCCTGAGCTCGTCCGTTTCCGTATCCTCGACCCAGCGATTCCTGCACTCGGCGGCGCTCGGGATATCACCGTCACCGCAGAGGCATTCAGTACTCTGCAACTGCCGGTGCACACTCTGATCGCGACCGAGAACCAGGTCAATTTCCTCGCGCTGCCGGAAAGGCCCGGAACGCTGGCGCTGTATGGGGCAGGCTACGGATTCTCATCTTTGCGGGAGGCCCGCTGGCTCCGCGAGTGCGAGGTCCTCTACTGGGGCGACATCGACACACACGGCTTCCGGATCCTTGACCAACTCCGCGCCGTACACCTGCATGTAGAGAGCGTCCTGATGGATGAGGAAACGCTACTCGCCCACCGCGACGCCTGGGGAACGGAGCCGTCACCGTCGCGCGCTACGCTGACGAGGCTGTCCGCGGAAGAGTCGGCGCTTTACGATGCACTGGGCAGCGACAAGTACGGCCCATCCGTCCGCCTCGAACAGGAGCTCATCAATTGGGACTGGGCACTCGAACGGCTCCGCCCCGGTGGTTGA
- a CDS encoding ATP-binding protein yields MTTDVQDTLFSLEEKTDDGGTPPGFRLHRLELLNWGTFHQGVRTFRLDGANSLLTGDIGSGKSTVVDAITTLLLPANKIEYNKAAGAQKKERSLMSYVRGFHKSTRSTGGEYSKPVALRSTGALTVVLAVFHNAVLGKSVTLAITLWATQEAGQPSRFYSLAEVDQSIAADFSNFGQDPAKLKKKLRAAGAAVHDTFEPYAAAFKRQFGISGNQAMELFHRTVSMKQVENITSFVRTNMLEEDNVGERIGNLIHHFDDLKKAHDAVLRAKDQIALLTPITDGAAQHAKLSHDDELARRQRDQLHPWFTDRKLQLSLEHQAELERTGERLQEDSTKLRTDITEKRHELSAVQEDIRTNGGGRLAAIDADMARLAVESRTQRQRFDTYAAAAKDLGLRPPEDKVLFDGNRARLAEVEAALGKSSDELQDRRTELTMTHTVLTGRASDIGAELRSLQSRPNLLPLPQLELRRRLCDGTGIAETALPYAGELLRVRDGEGAWEGAAERTLHGFALSLLVPAEHYPAVSSWVDANNLRGRLVYLRIGESPAARTAEPGTLAAKIAIKPNTPFRNFLLDELTTRFDHVCCDTLEDFRRYPKALTVNGQLKGGRGRHEKDDRRELTDRRNYVLGWDNHDKISRFLAEQDEVRGQLTVTEAQLAKVNESLGALRRQNQQLGTVRSVADFGEISWQFTARRIEELKAEKLELETASDVLKQLTVKESAVTNELERLEERAGKLRERLGANEKDARDIAEAIEECRGILAETPLTDDGGVLAAVEHLTQAALGDKTLTYKNTGAAESTVRAGLTDMIDALSKRIARAAESTVRLMADFRNKYPNETTDIDAALEAAADYNRLLEQLVSNDLPRFEAHFKESLNQNTIHEVVAFNAFLDSRRQDIVNRIGEINQSLAGIEYNPGRHIQLEHQNTSDQDVREFGVDLRACSEGTIGDEDQYSEQKYLQVERLIERFRGREGLSTLDERWTAKVTDVRNWFTFSASEKWTETGEEFEHFTDSGGKSGGQKEKLAYTILAAALAFQFGLGSGAGASKTKNSGRSFRFVVIDEAFGRGSDESARYGLQLFQRMKLQLLIVTPLQKIHVIEPFVSHVGFVANTNGDDSQLRNMTIQEYRDERDRRGG; encoded by the coding sequence GTGACCACGGACGTTCAGGACACGCTTTTCAGCCTGGAGGAAAAGACGGACGACGGCGGGACTCCCCCGGGCTTCCGGCTGCACCGTCTGGAGCTGCTCAACTGGGGCACGTTCCACCAGGGCGTGCGGACGTTCCGGCTGGACGGCGCCAACAGCCTGCTCACCGGCGACATCGGCTCGGGCAAGTCGACGGTGGTGGACGCGATAACCACGCTGCTGCTGCCGGCCAACAAGATTGAGTACAACAAGGCGGCCGGCGCGCAGAAGAAGGAACGCTCGCTGATGTCGTACGTGCGCGGGTTCCACAAGAGCACGCGCAGCACCGGCGGCGAGTACTCCAAGCCCGTGGCGCTGCGAAGCACCGGGGCCCTGACCGTGGTGCTCGCCGTCTTCCACAACGCCGTGCTGGGCAAGTCGGTCACGCTGGCCATCACGCTCTGGGCTACCCAGGAGGCGGGGCAGCCGAGCCGGTTTTACTCGCTCGCCGAGGTTGACCAGTCCATCGCGGCGGACTTCTCGAACTTCGGCCAGGATCCTGCCAAGCTGAAGAAGAAACTCCGCGCGGCTGGCGCTGCCGTCCACGACACCTTCGAGCCCTACGCCGCGGCCTTCAAGCGGCAGTTCGGCATCAGCGGCAACCAGGCCATGGAGCTGTTCCACCGCACGGTGTCCATGAAGCAGGTGGAGAACATCACCTCTTTCGTGCGCACCAACATGCTGGAGGAGGACAACGTCGGAGAGCGCATCGGCAACCTCATCCACCACTTCGACGACCTGAAGAAGGCGCACGACGCGGTGCTCCGGGCCAAGGACCAGATCGCCCTGCTCACGCCGATCACGGACGGCGCCGCCCAGCACGCGAAGCTGAGCCACGACGACGAACTGGCCCGCCGGCAGCGCGACCAGCTGCACCCCTGGTTCACGGACCGGAAGCTGCAGCTGAGCCTCGAGCACCAGGCGGAGCTGGAACGCACCGGCGAACGGCTGCAGGAGGACAGCACCAAGCTCCGCACCGACATTACGGAGAAGCGGCACGAGCTGTCCGCCGTGCAGGAGGACATACGCACCAACGGCGGCGGCCGGCTCGCCGCCATCGACGCCGACATGGCCCGGCTCGCCGTCGAATCACGGACCCAGCGGCAACGCTTCGACACGTACGCCGCGGCAGCGAAGGACCTGGGGCTCCGGCCGCCCGAGGACAAAGTGCTCTTTGACGGCAACCGCGCCCGGCTGGCCGAGGTGGAGGCAGCACTCGGCAAGAGCTCCGATGAGCTGCAGGACCGACGCACCGAGCTAACCATGACGCATACCGTCCTGACCGGCCGGGCGTCGGACATCGGCGCCGAACTGCGCAGCCTGCAGTCCCGCCCCAACCTGCTGCCGCTCCCCCAACTGGAGCTCCGCCGTCGGCTGTGCGACGGAACGGGCATCGCGGAAACGGCGCTGCCGTATGCCGGCGAGCTGCTGCGGGTCCGCGACGGCGAGGGCGCCTGGGAGGGCGCGGCCGAGCGCACGCTGCACGGCTTCGCGCTGTCCCTGCTGGTACCGGCCGAGCACTACCCCGCGGTGAGCAGCTGGGTGGATGCCAACAACCTGCGCGGCCGGCTGGTCTACCTGCGGATCGGCGAATCGCCGGCGGCCAGGACGGCCGAGCCGGGCACGCTGGCCGCGAAGATCGCCATCAAGCCGAACACGCCCTTCCGCAACTTCCTGCTGGACGAGCTCACCACCCGGTTCGACCATGTCTGCTGCGACACCCTCGAGGACTTCCGCCGCTACCCCAAGGCGCTGACCGTCAACGGGCAGCTCAAGGGCGGCCGCGGCCGGCACGAAAAGGACGACCGGCGGGAGCTCACGGACCGGCGCAACTATGTGCTCGGCTGGGACAACCACGACAAGATCAGCCGTTTCCTCGCCGAGCAGGACGAGGTCAGGGGCCAGCTGACGGTCACGGAGGCCCAACTGGCCAAGGTGAACGAGAGCCTCGGCGCGCTGCGCCGGCAGAACCAGCAACTCGGCACCGTCCGCTCGGTGGCCGACTTCGGCGAGATCAGCTGGCAGTTCACGGCCCGGCGGATCGAGGAGCTCAAGGCGGAGAAGCTCGAGCTTGAGACGGCCAGTGATGTGCTGAAGCAGCTGACGGTCAAGGAATCCGCCGTCACGAACGAGCTGGAGCGGCTGGAGGAACGGGCCGGCAAGCTGCGTGAGCGGCTGGGCGCCAACGAGAAGGACGCGAGGGACATCGCGGAGGCGATTGAGGAATGCCGCGGCATTCTCGCCGAGACACCCTTGACGGACGACGGCGGCGTGCTGGCCGCCGTCGAACATCTCACCCAAGCGGCGCTCGGGGACAAAACGCTGACGTACAAGAACACCGGCGCGGCGGAAAGCACCGTCCGCGCGGGGCTGACGGACATGATTGATGCGCTGTCCAAGCGCATCGCCCGGGCGGCGGAGAGCACCGTCCGGCTGATGGCGGACTTCCGCAACAAGTACCCGAACGAGACCACGGACATCGACGCCGCGCTCGAGGCCGCGGCGGACTACAACCGGCTGCTGGAGCAGCTGGTCAGCAACGATCTGCCGCGGTTCGAGGCGCACTTCAAGGAGTCGCTGAACCAGAACACCATCCACGAGGTGGTGGCGTTCAACGCGTTCCTGGACAGCCGGCGGCAGGACATCGTGAACCGGATCGGCGAGATCAACCAGTCGCTGGCCGGGATCGAATACAACCCGGGCCGGCACATCCAGCTGGAGCACCAGAACACGTCGGACCAGGACGTGCGGGAGTTCGGCGTCGACCTGCGGGCCTGCTCGGAGGGAACCATCGGCGACGAGGACCAGTACTCGGAGCAGAAGTACCTGCAGGTGGAGCGGCTGATCGAGCGCTTCCGCGGCCGCGAGGGCCTGAGCACGCTGGATGAGCGGTGGACGGCCAAGGTGACGGATGTGCGGAACTGGTTCACGTTCTCGGCGTCGGAGAAGTGGACCGAGACCGGCGAGGAGTTCGAGCACTTCACGGACTCCGGCGGCAAGTCGGGCGGCCAGAAGGAGAAGCTGGCGTACACCATCCTCGCGGCGGCACTGGCGTTCCAGTTCGGGCTGGGGTCCGGTGCAGGCGCATCCAAAACCAAGAACAGCGGCCGGAGTTTCCGGTTCGTGGTGATCGACGAGGCGTTCGGCCGCGGGTCGGACGAGTCTGCGCGGTACGGGCTCCAGCTGTTCCAGCGGATGAAGCTGCAGCTGCTGATCGTCACGCCACTGCAGAAGATCCATGTGATCGAGCCGTTCGTCTCGCACGTGGGGTTCGTGGCGAACACCAACGGCGACGACTCGCAGCTGCGCAACATGACCATCCAGGAATACCGCGACGAACGGGACCGGCGTGGCGGGTGA
- a CDS encoding type II toxin-antitoxin system PemK/MazF family toxin has product MSGGTYAQKPRPALIIQDDLFAASESVTLLPLTSHLTDAPLLRLTVEPGQLTGLERVSQIMVDKLTTVRRSNLGQRVGRIDSKTMVAVEQSLAVFLGLGR; this is encoded by the coding sequence GTGTCCGGCGGGACATACGCGCAAAAGCCCAGGCCCGCGCTCATCATTCAGGATGACCTATTTGCAGCATCCGAGTCGGTCACCCTACTGCCACTGACGTCCCACCTCACGGACGCCCCATTGCTGAGACTGACGGTTGAACCGGGACAGCTCACCGGCTTGGAGCGCGTAAGCCAGATCATGGTAGACAAGCTCACAACAGTCCGCCGCTCCAACCTGGGGCAGCGGGTAGGCCGGATAGATTCCAAGACGATGGTTGCAGTTGAACAATCGCTTGCTGTCTTTCTCGGGCTGGGGCGCTGA
- a CDS encoding mannitol dehydrogenase family protein → MLTDSALAELPASLAKPSYDRSALTAGIVHFGVGGFHRAHQAMYLDQLMNAGLGHDWAICGVGVLPGDARMKQVMDEQDCLYTLVVKNPDGTREGRVIGSIIEYLFAPEDPEAVIEKMASDAVRIVSLTVTEGGYNFHHVTGDFDAENPDVVHDLQAGAAPRTTFGLVTEALRRRRERGLEPFTVMSCDNIQGNGDVARKMFTAFASLKDPALGAWVAENVPFPNSMVDRITPVTTDEDRQAIAEEFGVEDGWPVVCEPFEQWVLEDHFSRGRPPFEKAGVQLVEDVEPYELMKLRLLNASHQGMCYFGYLAGYRYAHEVAQDPLFARFLLDYMDREATPTLQPVPGIDLETYKRTLIERFSNEYVRDTLARLCAESSDRIPKWLLPVVRINLENGGEIKRSAAIVASWARYDEGTDEQGNRIEVVDRLKDTLMAAAARQHQEPLSFISNREVFGDLIDNERFVTEYSEALASLHDRGAKETLRRLES, encoded by the coding sequence ATGCTCACAGATTCCGCACTGGCAGAACTTCCGGCCAGCCTGGCCAAACCGTCCTACGACCGCTCGGCTTTGACGGCGGGGATCGTCCACTTCGGCGTCGGCGGCTTCCACCGCGCCCACCAGGCCATGTACCTGGACCAGCTGATGAACGCCGGCCTGGGACACGACTGGGCCATCTGCGGAGTGGGCGTCCTGCCCGGCGACGCCCGCATGAAGCAGGTCATGGACGAGCAGGACTGCCTGTACACGCTGGTGGTGAAGAACCCCGACGGCACACGCGAAGGCCGGGTTATCGGCTCGATCATCGAGTACCTTTTCGCCCCCGAGGACCCGGAAGCAGTCATCGAAAAAATGGCCTCCGACGCCGTCCGGATCGTTTCGCTGACCGTCACGGAGGGCGGGTACAACTTCCACCACGTCACGGGCGACTTCGACGCCGAAAACCCGGACGTGGTCCACGATCTCCAGGCGGGAGCCGCGCCGCGGACCACCTTTGGACTGGTCACCGAAGCCCTGCGCCGCCGTCGGGAACGCGGCCTGGAACCTTTCACCGTGATGTCCTGCGACAACATCCAGGGCAACGGCGATGTGGCCCGGAAGATGTTCACCGCCTTTGCTTCGCTCAAGGACCCGGCACTTGGCGCCTGGGTCGCCGAGAACGTGCCCTTCCCCAACAGCATGGTGGACCGGATCACCCCCGTCACCACAGACGAGGACCGCCAGGCCATCGCCGAGGAATTCGGTGTGGAGGACGGCTGGCCGGTGGTCTGCGAACCCTTTGAACAGTGGGTTCTGGAAGACCACTTCAGCCGGGGCCGCCCGCCGTTCGAAAAGGCCGGCGTGCAGCTGGTGGAGGACGTGGAGCCGTACGAACTGATGAAGCTGCGCCTGCTCAACGCGAGCCACCAGGGCATGTGTTACTTCGGCTACCTCGCCGGCTACCGCTACGCGCACGAGGTGGCGCAGGACCCGCTGTTCGCCCGGTTCCTGCTGGATTACATGGACAGGGAAGCCACCCCGACGCTGCAGCCGGTGCCCGGCATTGACCTCGAAACCTACAAGCGCACGCTGATCGAGCGCTTCTCCAACGAATACGTGCGCGACACCCTGGCCCGGCTCTGTGCCGAGAGCTCCGACCGGATCCCGAAGTGGCTCCTGCCGGTGGTCCGCATCAACCTAGAGAACGGGGGAGAGATCAAGCGGTCGGCTGCCATCGTGGCGAGCTGGGCCCGGTATGACGAAGGAACGGACGAGCAGGGCAACCGGATTGAGGTGGTGGACCGGCTCAAGGACACCCTGATGGCCGCTGCCGCACGCCAGCACCAGGAGCCGCTGTCCTTCATCTCAAACCGTGAAGTCTTCGGCGACCTGATCGATAACGAGCGCTTTGTCACTGAGTACTCCGAAGCCTTGGCCAGTCTGCATGACCGGGGCGCCAAGGAGACGCTTCGCCGGCTGGAGTCCTGA
- a CDS encoding winged helix-turn-helix transcriptional regulator, producing the protein MSDLAAALDIVGARWALLIVERLLDGPQRYGDLQRDLGVPTNILAARLRELEAAGVLSRLPLRHNTRAYALTDRGLALREAIIALGRWGSEEA; encoded by the coding sequence GTGAGCGACCTCGCCGCTGCCCTCGATATCGTTGGAGCACGGTGGGCCTTGCTCATCGTGGAGCGGCTGCTCGACGGGCCGCAGCGCTACGGTGATCTGCAGCGTGACCTCGGAGTGCCGACGAACATTCTCGCGGCCCGCCTGCGCGAGCTCGAAGCGGCCGGGGTACTGTCCCGTCTGCCCCTCCGCCACAACACCCGGGCCTATGCTCTGACCGATCGCGGGCTTGCCTTGCGTGAGGCGATCATCGCGCTAGGACGCTGGGGCAGCGAGGAGGCCTAG
- a CDS encoding DUF3375 domain-containing protein, giving the protein MDYYAINALRENHAGWSLLRAQNAPLAVSFFMAAFTSPNQRNLGRQQLIDSLDDVLFGLRDAYGEDKFPRQAAEYLDDWAAPERAWLRKYYIQGQDEPRYDLTAAAEDVVRWVESLRGRDFVATQSRLTSIFAVLERLVQQSETDPEKRLEELQKQRDNIDAEMQRIRDGNIRVMTAPEALDHFQQLTALAKDLLSDFREVEQNFRKLDRQVREQIATWDGTQGELLESIFANQQDISSSLQGRTFQGFWDYLMSPESRRKLQELLQRATQIEALAQSDSLHTVTNLHQDWLPAVEQTQGTVRQLSQQMRRLLDDKVFLENKRIMQLIRSVESGALATREQPPPGEFTEISAPHVDITLPFERPLYEPSRRVMVDDAVETADDADVDAGALFSQFHVDKERLKANIDAVLAEGAEQATLADVTKKHPVEQGLAEIVAYYQLATESDWATINPDAEQHIAWQLEDGSIREATLEQIIFGRPA; this is encoded by the coding sequence ATGGACTACTACGCAATCAACGCGCTGCGTGAGAACCATGCAGGCTGGTCGCTTTTGCGCGCCCAGAACGCCCCGCTCGCGGTCTCGTTCTTCATGGCCGCGTTCACCAGCCCCAACCAGCGAAACCTCGGCCGCCAGCAGCTCATCGACAGCCTCGACGACGTGCTCTTCGGCCTGCGCGATGCCTACGGTGAGGATAAGTTCCCCCGCCAGGCTGCCGAGTACCTGGACGACTGGGCCGCCCCCGAAAGGGCTTGGCTGCGGAAGTACTACATCCAGGGCCAGGACGAGCCCCGCTACGACCTCACCGCCGCGGCGGAGGACGTGGTCCGCTGGGTCGAAAGCCTGCGCGGACGGGACTTCGTCGCCACCCAGTCCCGGCTCACCAGCATCTTCGCGGTTCTTGAGCGGCTGGTCCAGCAGTCCGAAACAGACCCCGAAAAACGGCTCGAAGAACTCCAAAAACAAAGAGACAACATCGACGCCGAGATGCAGCGCATCCGCGACGGCAACATCCGCGTCATGACCGCCCCGGAGGCGCTGGACCACTTCCAGCAGCTGACCGCACTTGCCAAGGACCTCCTCTCGGATTTCCGCGAGGTCGAGCAGAACTTCCGCAAGCTGGACCGCCAGGTCCGCGAGCAGATCGCCACCTGGGACGGCACCCAGGGCGAGCTCCTGGAATCGATCTTCGCCAACCAGCAGGACATCAGCAGCTCCCTCCAAGGCCGGACGTTCCAGGGCTTCTGGGACTACCTCATGTCGCCGGAGTCGCGGCGGAAACTGCAGGAGCTCCTCCAGCGCGCCACCCAAATCGAGGCACTCGCACAGTCAGACAGCCTGCATACCGTCACCAATCTCCACCAGGACTGGCTGCCCGCCGTCGAGCAGACCCAGGGCACCGTCCGACAGCTGTCCCAGCAGATGCGCCGGCTGCTTGATGACAAGGTGTTCCTGGAGAACAAGCGCATCATGCAGCTCATCCGCAGCGTCGAATCCGGCGCCCTCGCCACCAGGGAGCAGCCCCCGCCAGGGGAGTTCACAGAAATAAGCGCCCCACACGTGGACATCACCCTCCCCTTCGAACGCCCGCTGTACGAGCCGAGCCGGCGGGTGATGGTGGACGATGCCGTCGAAACCGCCGACGACGCCGACGTGGACGCCGGCGCCCTGTTCAGCCAGTTCCATGTGGACAAGGAACGTCTCAAGGCCAACATCGACGCCGTGCTGGCAGAAGGGGCGGAGCAGGCCACCCTCGCGGACGTCACCAAGAAACACCCCGTCGAACAGGGCCTCGCGGAGATCGTGGCCTACTACCAGCTGGCCACGGAGTCCGACTGGGCCACCATCAACCCCGACGCCGAGCAGCACATAGCCTGGCAGCTGGAAGACGGCAGCATCCGCGAAGCCACCCTCGAACAGATCATCTTCGGAAGGCCCGCATGA
- a CDS encoding antitoxin MazE-like protein has translation MRERGFRQIQLWVPDTRTEKFRYEAERQALAVADSDRAGDDQDFIEQISEDWPE, from the coding sequence ATGCGCGAGCGAGGGTTCCGACAGATTCAACTGTGGGTGCCAGACACAAGGACGGAAAAGTTCAGGTACGAGGCTGAGCGCCAAGCACTGGCGGTTGCCGACTCTGACCGCGCAGGCGACGACCAGGATTTCATAGAACAGATCTCGGAAGACTGGCCGGAGTGA
- a CDS encoding DUF4194 domain-containing protein, which yields MNPAANSSSTAETETRTPEELPGVVTRLFKGVLYAEGDEKLWQSLLGLTSQVRDYVSVLGLDLILDESEGYAFLKSREDADGTLPRLIPRRQLTFHVSLLLALLRGRMLEFDTNSSELRLIMTEQDIADMVAVFLPESSNEARIMDRLATDIRKVVDLGFLRKLRGQPGTYEVARILKAFVDAQWLEEFDARLADYRATLTGAGPTGAPVTKEEDGK from the coding sequence ATGAACCCGGCAGCCAATTCCTCAAGCACAGCGGAAACGGAAACCCGGACACCCGAGGAACTTCCCGGCGTCGTCACCCGGCTCTTCAAAGGCGTGCTGTACGCCGAAGGGGACGAGAAGCTCTGGCAGTCGCTGCTGGGCCTGACCTCCCAGGTCCGCGACTACGTGTCCGTGCTGGGGCTGGACCTGATCCTGGACGAGTCGGAGGGCTACGCGTTCCTGAAGTCGCGCGAGGACGCGGACGGCACGCTCCCCCGGCTGATCCCGCGGCGGCAACTGACCTTCCACGTCAGCCTGCTGCTGGCCCTCCTGCGCGGCCGGATGCTGGAGTTCGACACCAACAGCAGCGAGCTCCGGCTCATCATGACCGAGCAGGACATCGCGGACATGGTGGCCGTCTTCCTGCCCGAATCCAGCAACGAGGCCCGGATCATGGACCGGCTCGCCACCGACATCAGGAAGGTGGTGGACCTCGGCTTCCTGCGCAAACTCCGCGGCCAGCCCGGCACGTACGAGGTGGCGCGCATCCTGAAAGCGTTCGTGGACGCCCAGTGGCTGGAGGAGTTCGACGCGCGGCTGGCGGACTACCGCGCCACCCTCACCGGAGCTGGACCCACCGGAGCGCCGGTCACCAAAGAGGAGGACGGCAAGTGA